Proteins encoded by one window of Chondromyces crocatus:
- a CDS encoding AAA family ATPase codes for MSAVYMITGVSAAGKSTIARLLAERFERGVSVSGDAYRRMIVRGRVDMTPDPSDEALRQLDLRYRLSAAVADAYAAAGFTTVLQDIAVGDRLRFWLDAVCSRPRHLVVLVAEPEVIRARNAARGKDGYGSYPLEALDTVLRMETPRLGLWLDTSQLSPEQTVDTILARATEAQL; via the coding sequence GTGAGCGCCGTCTACATGATCACGGGCGTGTCCGCGGCCGGGAAGTCCACCATCGCCCGCCTCCTGGCCGAGCGGTTCGAGCGAGGCGTGAGCGTCAGTGGCGATGCTTACAGACGTATGATCGTGCGTGGTCGGGTCGACATGACCCCGGACCCCTCGGACGAAGCGCTCCGTCAGCTCGACCTGCGCTACCGCCTGTCGGCTGCGGTCGCCGACGCCTATGCGGCCGCAGGGTTCACCACCGTCCTCCAGGACATCGCCGTGGGCGATCGGCTCCGCTTCTGGCTCGACGCCGTGTGCAGTCGGCCAAGGCACCTCGTCGTCCTCGTCGCGGAGCCCGAAGTCATCCGTGCTCGGAATGCCGCCCGAGGCAAGGATGGTTATGGCTCGTATCCTCTCGAGGCCCTCGACACCGTGCTCCGCATGGAGACCCCGAGGCTCGGCCTCTGGCTCGATACCTCGCAGCTCTCACCGGAACAGACGGTCGACACGATCCTGGCCAGGGCCACGGAGGCCCAGCTCTGA
- a CDS encoding dipeptidase, with protein sequence MPQAKSDLADMVAYRSVHAPQDNPPADCEHMVTWLQQVFTKAGFAEVETHVTSDGSKTVTGIKRGPEGAPTVLLYFHHDVQPVPDESQWDTPPWTLTDGKDKRWYGRGAADCKGNIAVHLTAIRALGDNLPVTLKIVGEGSEEQGTGGLEDFVPENPDLLAADAILVADAGNFQAGIPTLTTSLRGVTNVRVTVDTLEGPMHSGQFGGPAPDALAALISMLATLRDAKGDTTVKGLPSDQTWPGQQYDADQFRTDARVLPGVDLLGDGTVSDMLWARLAATVIGIDCPSVDDATPAVQAKARALISMRVPPGIDAEVAQRALMDHLTAVAPWKVKLTVEPMIVGQPFVAATKGPAHDAMVASLSAAYEKDVVSLGQGASIPLCNVFQTTFPKAEIMLLGVEEPKALIHAPNESVDPSEIENMSLSLALFLQKFAAARS encoded by the coding sequence ATGCCCCAGGCCAAGTCCGATCTCGCGGACATGGTCGCCTACCGCTCGGTGCACGCCCCGCAAGACAACCCGCCTGCGGACTGCGAGCACATGGTCACGTGGCTGCAGCAGGTGTTCACCAAGGCTGGCTTCGCCGAGGTCGAGACCCATGTCACGTCCGACGGCTCCAAGACGGTCACCGGCATCAAGCGCGGGCCTGAGGGGGCCCCCACCGTGCTGCTGTACTTCCATCACGACGTGCAGCCAGTTCCGGACGAGTCGCAGTGGGACACGCCCCCCTGGACGCTGACGGATGGGAAGGACAAGCGCTGGTACGGCCGCGGCGCGGCGGACTGCAAAGGCAACATCGCGGTGCACCTCACGGCCATCCGCGCGCTCGGCGACAACCTCCCGGTGACGCTCAAGATCGTGGGCGAGGGCTCCGAGGAGCAGGGCACTGGCGGTCTGGAGGACTTCGTCCCCGAGAACCCGGATCTGCTCGCGGCCGACGCCATCCTCGTGGCGGACGCGGGCAATTTCCAGGCAGGGATTCCGACCCTGACCACGTCGCTGCGAGGGGTGACGAACGTGCGCGTCACCGTCGATACCCTGGAAGGACCCATGCACTCGGGTCAGTTCGGTGGACCGGCCCCCGACGCGCTCGCGGCGCTGATCTCCATGCTGGCCACGTTGCGCGACGCCAAGGGCGACACCACGGTCAAAGGCTTGCCGAGTGACCAGACCTGGCCGGGGCAGCAATACGATGCGGACCAGTTCCGCACCGACGCCCGCGTCCTGCCCGGCGTGGATCTGCTCGGCGATGGAACCGTGTCGGACATGCTGTGGGCGCGGCTCGCGGCGACCGTCATCGGCATCGACTGCCCCTCGGTGGACGACGCGACCCCTGCCGTTCAGGCCAAGGCGCGGGCGCTCATCAGCATGCGGGTGCCGCCTGGCATCGACGCCGAGGTCGCGCAGCGGGCCCTGATGGATCACCTGACGGCCGTCGCGCCCTGGAAGGTGAAGCTCACCGTCGAGCCGATGATCGTCGGTCAGCCTTTCGTCGCGGCGACCAAGGGGCCTGCCCACGATGCGATGGTCGCCTCGCTGAGCGCAGCCTACGAGAAGGACGTCGTCTCCCTGGGCCAGGGCGCTTCGATTCCGCTGTGTAACGTCTTCCAGACGACGTTCCCCAAGGCGGAGATCATGCTGCTCGGCGTGGAAGAGCCCAAGGCGCTGATCCACGCGCCGAACGAGAGCGTGGACCCCAGCGAGATCGAGAACATGTCCCTCTCCCTTGCGCTCTTCCTGCAGAAGTTCGCCGCCGCCCGGTCCTGA
- a CDS encoding SMI1/KNR4 family protein, with amino-acid sequence MSESFLHLFQEVVSVLRSHPEVVVYDVTVRSPASELDITAAERAMRRPMPDDLRAFYRAHDGVFLSWGLEGRDVTEPLEPFGFPEYGAPPGVINLLPVAKAFSANWVARDLINWPAEAHRVIYGVEAEDDEEDDDGPERVRAALLDHDSRYQPTSLVLGPPDQPAWTLIAHDHGADMLSSSLSTFTTYLAVTLARWGTNRMPVYRPVRTRGTATPGVPVIDGPKEHPSLDEIVEELRKSAAS; translated from the coding sequence ATGAGTGAGTCCTTCCTCCACCTCTTCCAGGAGGTGGTGTCCGTGCTGCGCAGCCATCCCGAGGTGGTGGTGTACGACGTGACGGTACGGTCGCCCGCGTCGGAGCTGGACATCACCGCCGCGGAGAGGGCGATGAGGCGGCCCATGCCAGATGATCTGCGCGCCTTCTACCGAGCCCACGACGGCGTGTTCCTGTCCTGGGGACTCGAGGGGCGTGATGTCACGGAGCCGCTCGAACCCTTTGGCTTTCCCGAGTACGGAGCACCGCCAGGCGTGATCAACCTCTTGCCCGTTGCGAAGGCCTTCTCGGCGAACTGGGTGGCTCGCGATCTGATCAACTGGCCCGCGGAGGCGCATCGGGTGATCTACGGCGTCGAGGCGGAGGACGACGAGGAGGACGACGACGGCCCGGAGCGCGTTCGCGCCGCGCTGCTGGACCACGACTCCAGATACCAACCCACCAGCTTGGTACTCGGGCCACCAGACCAGCCGGCGTGGACCCTGATCGCTCACGATCACGGGGCCGACATGCTGTCGTCATCGCTTTCGACGTTCACCACGTACCTGGCGGTGACGCTGGCGAGGTGGGGGACGAACCGCATGCCGGTCTACAGGCCCGTCCGGACCCGTGGAACAGCGACGCCTGGCGTGCCGGTGATCGATGGGCCGAAGGAGCACCCCTCGCTCGACGAGATCGTGGAGGAGCTGAGGAAGAGCGCTGCAAGTTGA
- a CDS encoding PucR family transcriptional regulator, whose translation MAGALASKRVRELMRRGAERVLNAPPDWIEEIDRATLSVENMKAIADDPVLAAATRRTNRANLFHWAASNLRDPAAPVAPNLGAEPLGIARDLVRRGVSESALNAYRTGQNAAWLRWMSIAFELTSRPDELRELLEVSARSISSFIDATIADISAQMKAERDELTRGTHAERREVVALLLDGAPLSPGDASRRLGYELDQAHRAAVVWSDHIEPDLSALESVADALSRASGAPRPLLIIASAATLWVWVPGGAEPDVERLSLVIRQLEGIRLAIGSRGQGIQGFRRGHLDALTTRRMVARLGSEQRIVRFDEVRLVSLVTHNPEGADQFIKHTLGALESASPEIKDALRTFLDEGCNASRAAARLRTHRNTLLRRLARAEELLPRPLEHSRVHVAVALEVLRWQSSGA comes from the coding sequence CTGGCCGGGGCTCTTGCATCGAAGCGTGTGCGCGAGTTGATGCGGCGTGGTGCCGAGAGGGTCCTGAACGCGCCACCGGACTGGATCGAAGAGATCGACCGGGCGACGCTCTCGGTCGAGAACATGAAGGCCATCGCCGACGACCCGGTGCTCGCCGCGGCCACGCGCAGAACGAATCGCGCGAACCTGTTTCACTGGGCGGCGTCCAATCTTCGCGACCCGGCGGCGCCCGTGGCACCCAACCTTGGCGCCGAGCCCCTCGGCATTGCACGCGACCTCGTGCGACGTGGGGTGAGCGAGTCGGCACTGAACGCTTACCGGACAGGGCAGAACGCGGCCTGGCTGCGGTGGATGTCGATTGCCTTCGAGCTGACTTCCCGGCCGGACGAGCTGCGTGAGCTTCTCGAGGTGTCGGCACGATCCATCTCGTCGTTCATCGACGCGACGATCGCGGACATCTCCGCGCAGATGAAAGCAGAACGCGACGAGCTGACCCGGGGCACCCACGCCGAGCGGCGCGAGGTCGTTGCGCTCCTCCTGGACGGCGCTCCGCTCAGCCCTGGGGACGCTTCACGGCGGCTAGGCTACGAGCTCGACCAGGCTCACCGAGCTGCCGTCGTCTGGAGCGATCACATCGAGCCAGACCTCAGCGCTCTGGAAAGTGTGGCTGACGCCTTGAGCCGTGCCTCAGGCGCGCCACGTCCTCTCCTCATCATCGCCAGCGCGGCGACGCTGTGGGTGTGGGTGCCGGGAGGGGCCGAGCCGGACGTCGAGCGCCTGAGCCTGGTGATCCGGCAGCTCGAGGGCATCCGGCTCGCCATCGGATCGAGAGGGCAGGGGATTCAGGGCTTTCGCCGTGGCCACCTGGACGCGCTCACCACGCGGCGCATGGTCGCACGTCTCGGCTCCGAGCAACGCATCGTCCGTTTCGATGAGGTCCGCCTCGTCTCCCTGGTCACGCACAACCCAGAGGGCGCAGACCAGTTCATCAAGCACACCCTGGGTGCACTCGAATCGGCCAGTCCGGAGATCAAGGATGCCCTGCGGACCTTCCTCGACGAAGGGTGCAACGCATCCCGCGCTGCAGCGCGCCTCCGCACGCACCGCAACACCCTGCTTCGTCGGCTCGCCCGGGCAGAAGAGCTCCTGCCGCGGCCGCTCGAGCACAGTCGCGTCCACGTCGCCGTCGCTCTGGAGGTGCTCCGCTGGCAATCGAGCGGCGCGTAG
- a CDS encoding bifunctional DNA primase/polymerase — MGPPDAEGRAPCSAAWHPRPCDRAGKRPLLADYPRWAARGPSFADVESSLRVWAPCNLALVAVGVLVVIEADSPDADAELASLGGAELASAPAREARSGRGRAYVFRAPPGVNVPNGARRGTSGAVDVRGTGGLLVVPPSRHVSGHVYAWLPGRAVGDCAAGGARRTALAARAADSQASACTHGSGRRRHGRRLDHRRG, encoded by the coding sequence ATGGGTCCGCCAGACGCAGAGGGGCGCGCACCGTGCTCCGCGGCATGGCACCCGCGGCCGTGCGACCGTGCGGGCAAGCGTCCGCTTCTCGCGGATTACCCCCGGTGGGCCGCGCGGGGGCCATCGTTCGCGGACGTCGAGTCGAGCCTCCGCGTGTGGGCTCCCTGCAACCTCGCGCTCGTCGCAGTCGGCGTCCTCGTCGTCATCGAGGCCGACTCGCCCGACGCCGACGCGGAGCTCGCGTCGCTCGGGGGAGCGGAGCTCGCGAGCGCCCCCGCGCGCGAGGCGCGCTCCGGCCGGGGACGCGCCTACGTCTTCCGCGCGCCGCCCGGTGTCAACGTCCCCAACGGCGCGCGCCGCGGCACGAGCGGCGCGGTCGACGTGCGCGGCACCGGCGGGCTGCTCGTAGTGCCGCCGTCCAGACACGTCAGCGGGCACGTCTACGCATGGCTGCCCGGGCGCGCCGTGGGAGACTGCGCCGCCGGTGGTGCCCGACGGACTGCGCTTGCTGCTCGCGCCGCCGACAGCCAGGCGAGTGCATGCACCCATGGGTCGGGTCGCAGGCGGCACGGGCGACGACTTGATCATCGCCGCGGGTAA
- a CDS encoding AAA family ATPase encodes MSIRVYSRADLDALAEAEPGGWLWNGLLPRAGIALLAGAPRTGKTRLLALLAAAMTDAVCEGGADLGGRRVELTSGVMLLVAAEHAARDLRDALAAAEHGRDIRQTLVHTVREVDIDDETQAVDLAAEADKLKTDVIAVDPIRRVTRSDESSAQDVSGVARTLRALGAERRLVIVVHHVGHAGRVRGSTDWEAMADTTILVDAVGGDVRLRAEHHGAPPVGLRIRIRHEDGRMTAEEGAGTRTAANTRDDLDAHIVAAVAGCPGVTARELPETVGARGQEVRRRAKALADGGRLRVEAGPRGAQRYYPPAASVCVPRPTVSGE; translated from the coding sequence ATGAGTATCCGCGTCTACTCGCGCGCCGACCTGGACGCGCTCGCAGAAGCGGAGCCCGGCGGGTGGCTCTGGAATGGTCTGCTCCCGCGAGCCGGCATCGCTCTGCTAGCGGGGGCGCCCCGGACCGGCAAGACGCGGCTGCTCGCGCTGCTCGCTGCGGCGATGACGGACGCGGTGTGCGAGGGAGGAGCGGACCTCGGCGGACGCCGCGTCGAGCTGACCTCGGGCGTGATGCTGCTCGTGGCCGCGGAGCACGCCGCGCGGGACCTCCGCGACGCGCTCGCCGCCGCCGAGCATGGGCGCGACATCCGGCAGACGCTCGTGCACACCGTGCGTGAGGTGGACATCGACGACGAGACGCAGGCCGTGGACCTCGCCGCCGAAGCGGACAAGCTCAAGACGGACGTCATCGCCGTCGACCCGATCCGCCGGGTCACGCGGTCGGACGAGAGCAGCGCACAAGACGTGTCCGGGGTGGCGCGGACGCTCAGGGCGCTCGGCGCCGAGCGGCGCCTCGTCATCGTTGTGCATCACGTGGGACACGCCGGGCGCGTCCGCGGCTCGACGGACTGGGAGGCGATGGCTGACACGACGATCCTGGTGGACGCGGTGGGGGGCGACGTGCGCCTCCGCGCGGAGCACCACGGGGCACCGCCGGTCGGACTCCGGATCCGCATCCGCCACGAGGACGGGCGCATGACCGCCGAGGAGGGCGCGGGTACCCGGACCGCGGCCAACACGCGCGACGACTTGGACGCCCATATCGTCGCCGCCGTCGCGGGCTGTCCGGGGGTCACGGCGCGCGAGCTCCCCGAGACAGTAGGGGCCCGTGGGCAGGAGGTGCGACGCCGGGCCAAGGCGCTCGCGGACGGCGGGCGGCTTCGCGTCGAGGCGGGGCCGCGGGGCGCGCAGCGCTACTACCCGCCTGCGGCCTCTGTCTGTGTCCCGCGTCCCACCGTGTCCGGGGAGTAG
- a CDS encoding serine/threonine-protein kinase, translated as MAEIRKGADVQDGLKTVAVKFVKSSRVRDDRIVREAFARELAALQALEHPNIVKIIDFDPHHDPPYMVLEWLENDFSGWLATTPPRDWGEFYERIGRPLLDALLYALTKGIVHRDFKPGNILFDDQGAPKITDFGIAKFLATPPAPGAPTLAQYKSEPYAPFDEGNAQAARDAYSFAVLALRCLSGTDFTAHEHVGKALEGFAGPAEVRDVLRRALAANPADRFRDVVELQTALDAVRTRERAAEGSTLACYVSALPQAVAKLCERLDQSDERRGRALLARDVCESLVLFFWRERETGRKVPHQFLGRTAQFKLHLGIDSRLGDHLVVLSAWPDESVEGEAHSEYGFRPPFPFAFDRVPAGVDGVAMVRWLVDALEQHEIDDADARRDRKGEELLKEWSNTLRFRQTVEDGRYAPIPYSSYRVEGNRIYFAVTSLPDTVVIEQPRIVRRDQRTLASGVVDEFTPSMVALWVERGVSDSLPDQGQIVFDNRASRIALDRQKGALDAVRYGRSVRPALRDVILDPSRARPPNVGGDLKWEQSDFDDDKKTAVKMALAAVDVLVVQGPPGTGKTRFITELVVQLLRQSPECKVLLTSQTHVALDNALERLHVLEPSARILRVAQRDDDRVSPKIRDLTIDHVATRWREDVAKASEAFLSAIAKELGVNRQDIAMGMSAGRLRVESAEFDRVKARLAECERRIDELERGVKVAQAGHVADGYHETTEALEEVRDEVRNLLEQRKTVGARRRDAARRLAAIGELGRQLAEATTVDLAEWERGLLAGSDADRKVHALIRLAEEWQLRFSSSREFYAAMVATSSVVAGTCLGFARVPGILSAEFDVCIVDEASKATATELLVPLSRAKRWILVGDTQQLPPFVEDLLEDPKLLDEYGLDRESFQTTLLDRFVASLPPACVASLTTQHRMVRPIGNLISTCFYDGKLKSVREDDGRTLAAALPSPVTWFTTAKLPGRHETASNGSIKNLAEARFIGQWLRRLNFIAKAASRQLRVAVITGYAGQCIELERALAHLQKDVTALSLEWNTVDAFQGREADICVYSVTRSNDRGQIGFLRDARRMNVALSRGRQGLVIVGDHVFCRSARSPNPLRNVLEYIDAHPADCSIEEAHYEGR; from the coding sequence ATGGCGGAGATCCGCAAAGGCGCCGACGTGCAGGACGGGCTTAAGACCGTCGCAGTGAAGTTCGTGAAGAGCAGCCGCGTCCGCGACGACAGGATCGTGCGAGAGGCTTTCGCCCGCGAGCTCGCCGCCCTCCAAGCGTTGGAGCACCCCAACATCGTCAAGATCATCGACTTCGACCCGCACCACGACCCGCCGTACATGGTCCTTGAGTGGCTCGAAAACGACTTTTCAGGCTGGCTCGCCACCACGCCACCGCGCGACTGGGGCGAGTTCTATGAGCGCATCGGTCGACCCCTGCTCGATGCGCTCCTCTACGCGCTGACCAAAGGCATCGTCCATCGGGACTTCAAGCCGGGGAACATCCTGTTCGACGACCAGGGTGCGCCGAAGATCACGGACTTCGGGATCGCGAAGTTCCTGGCGACGCCTCCGGCTCCAGGCGCGCCAACGCTCGCGCAGTACAAGTCGGAGCCGTACGCGCCGTTCGATGAGGGGAACGCCCAGGCCGCGCGCGACGCCTACTCGTTCGCGGTCCTGGCGCTGCGGTGTCTCAGCGGCACCGACTTCACGGCGCATGAGCACGTCGGCAAGGCGCTCGAGGGGTTCGCGGGACCGGCTGAAGTCCGAGACGTCCTGCGCCGCGCCCTCGCCGCCAACCCGGCCGATCGGTTCCGGGACGTCGTCGAGCTGCAAACCGCGCTCGACGCCGTCCGCACTCGAGAGCGCGCGGCAGAAGGCAGCACGCTTGCCTGCTACGTCTCGGCGCTACCGCAGGCGGTTGCAAAGCTCTGCGAGCGGCTGGATCAGAGCGATGAGCGCCGCGGCAGGGCGTTGCTCGCGCGGGACGTCTGCGAGTCCCTGGTACTGTTCTTCTGGCGTGAACGAGAGACTGGGCGGAAAGTCCCGCACCAGTTCCTAGGTCGCACGGCTCAGTTCAAGCTCCACCTTGGTATCGATAGCCGGTTGGGCGATCACCTCGTCGTCCTGAGCGCTTGGCCGGACGAATCCGTCGAAGGCGAGGCGCACAGCGAGTACGGGTTTCGCCCGCCCTTCCCGTTCGCGTTCGACCGCGTACCAGCGGGCGTCGACGGCGTCGCCATGGTCCGCTGGCTGGTGGACGCGCTCGAGCAGCACGAGATCGACGACGCTGACGCGCGCCGCGACCGCAAGGGGGAGGAACTGCTGAAGGAGTGGTCCAACACGCTCAGGTTTCGTCAGACCGTCGAGGACGGGCGCTACGCGCCCATCCCCTACAGCTCCTACCGAGTCGAGGGAAATCGGATCTACTTCGCCGTGACCTCGCTGCCGGACACCGTCGTCATCGAGCAGCCACGAATAGTTCGCCGAGACCAACGGACGCTCGCGTCCGGCGTCGTCGACGAGTTCACCCCATCAATGGTCGCCCTCTGGGTCGAGCGGGGCGTGTCCGACTCGCTCCCCGATCAGGGGCAAATAGTCTTCGACAACCGGGCGAGCCGCATCGCGCTCGACCGGCAAAAGGGCGCCCTTGACGCGGTTCGCTACGGGCGCTCCGTGCGCCCCGCGCTCCGCGACGTCATCCTCGACCCGTCGCGAGCCCGGCCTCCGAATGTCGGAGGGGACCTAAAGTGGGAGCAGAGCGACTTCGACGACGACAAGAAGACGGCCGTCAAGATGGCCCTGGCGGCGGTCGACGTCCTCGTCGTCCAGGGCCCGCCTGGGACCGGGAAGACGCGCTTCATCACCGAGCTTGTGGTGCAGCTCTTGCGACAGTCGCCCGAGTGCAAAGTGCTGCTCACCTCGCAAACGCATGTCGCGCTCGACAACGCCCTCGAGCGCCTGCACGTGCTCGAGCCGAGCGCGCGGATCCTGCGCGTCGCGCAGCGCGATGATGATCGCGTCTCACCCAAGATCCGCGACCTGACCATCGACCACGTGGCGACGCGATGGCGCGAGGACGTTGCGAAGGCGTCCGAGGCGTTCCTCTCCGCAATCGCCAAGGAGTTGGGCGTCAACCGGCAAGACATCGCGATGGGGATGTCCGCGGGACGCCTACGGGTCGAGTCCGCGGAGTTCGATCGTGTCAAAGCGCGGCTCGCCGAGTGCGAGCGGCGTATTGACGAACTCGAGCGGGGCGTGAAGGTTGCCCAAGCTGGTCACGTGGCCGACGGCTACCACGAGACGACGGAGGCGCTTGAGGAGGTCCGCGACGAGGTACGCAACCTGCTCGAGCAGCGGAAGACAGTCGGCGCGCGCCGGCGGGATGCGGCCCGACGGCTCGCGGCCATTGGGGAGCTAGGCCGCCAGCTCGCGGAGGCGACGACGGTGGATCTCGCGGAGTGGGAGCGGGGGCTCCTCGCGGGGAGCGACGCGGACCGCAAGGTGCACGCCCTGATCCGCCTCGCTGAGGAGTGGCAGCTGCGGTTCTCGTCTTCTCGCGAGTTCTACGCGGCGATGGTGGCGACTTCGTCGGTGGTCGCGGGCACCTGCCTCGGCTTCGCCCGCGTCCCTGGCATTCTTTCCGCCGAGTTCGACGTGTGCATCGTCGACGAGGCGTCGAAGGCCACCGCCACCGAGCTGCTCGTGCCGCTGTCGCGCGCCAAGCGGTGGATCCTCGTCGGAGACACGCAGCAGCTGCCCCCGTTCGTCGAGGACCTTCTGGAGGATCCGAAGCTGCTCGACGAGTACGGGTTGGACCGCGAGTCGTTCCAGACGACGCTGCTGGACCGGTTCGTAGCGTCCCTCCCGCCCGCCTGCGTAGCGTCGCTCACGACGCAGCACCGGATGGTCCGCCCGATCGGCAACCTGATCAGCACCTGCTTCTATGACGGGAAGCTCAAGAGCGTGCGCGAGGATGACGGGCGCACGCTCGCGGCCGCGCTCCCAAGCCCGGTCACGTGGTTCACCACCGCGAAGCTGCCGGGCCGCCACGAGACGGCGTCGAACGGCTCGATCAAGAACCTGGCCGAGGCCCGCTTCATCGGCCAGTGGCTCCGGCGTCTGAACTTCATCGCGAAAGCGGCGAGCAGGCAGCTGCGCGTCGCCGTCATCACAGGCTACGCCGGCCAGTGCATCGAGCTGGAGCGGGCGCTCGCGCACCTTCAGAAGGACGTCACTGCCCTCTCGCTTGAGTGGAACACCGTCGACGCTTTCCAGGGCCGCGAGGCAGACATCTGCGTCTACTCGGTGACGCGGTCGAACGACCGCGGGCAGATCGGCTTCCTCCGCGATGCGCGGCGAATGAACGTTGCGCTCTCCCGGGGGCGCCAGGGCCTCGTAATCGTCGGCGATCACGTATTCTGCCGGTCGGCGCGGAGCCCGAACCCCCTCCGTAACGTGCTCGAGTACATCGACGCCCATCCGGCGGATTGCTCGATCGAGGAGGCTCATTATGAGGGCCGATGA
- a CDS encoding PucR family transcriptional regulator, which translates to MMHQRQEQPGEWPWPRPSKRVRELMRRGAEMVLNAPPAWIEEIDRATLSVENMKAIADDPVLAAATRRTNRANLFHWAASNLRDPAAPVAPNLGAEPLGIARDLVRRGVSESALNAYRTGQNAAWLRWMSIAFELTSRPDELRELLEVSARSISSFIDATIADISAQMKAERDELTRGTHAERREVVALLLDGAPLGPGDASRRLGYELDQAHRAAVVWSDHIEPDLSALESVADALSRASGAPRPLIIIASAATLWVWVPGGAEPDVERLSLVLRQLEGIRIAIGSRGQGLQGFRRGHLDALTTQRMVARLGSEQRIVRFDEVRLVSLVTHNPEGADQFIKHTLGTLESASPEIKDALRTFLDEGCNASRAAARLHTHRNTLLRRLARAEDLLPRPLEHSRVHVAVALEVLRWQSSGA; encoded by the coding sequence ATGATGCACCAGCGACAGGAGCAGCCAGGCGAGTGGCCGTGGCCGCGTCCATCGAAGCGTGTGCGCGAGTTGATGCGGCGCGGGGCCGAGATGGTCCTGAATGCACCGCCGGCGTGGATCGAGGAGATCGACAGGGCGACGCTCTCGGTCGAGAACATGAAGGCCATCGCTGACGACCCGGTGCTCGCAGCGGCCACCCGCAGGACGAATCGCGCGAACCTGTTTCACTGGGCGGCGTCCAATCTTCGTGATCCGGCGGCGCCCGTGGCACCCAACCTTGGCGCCGAGCCCCTCGGCATTGCACGCGACCTCGTGCGACGCGGGGTGAGCGAGTCGGCGCTGAACGCTTACCGGACAGGGCAGAACGCGGCCTGGCTGCGGTGGATGTCGATTGCCTTCGAGCTGACTTCCCGGCCGGACGAGCTGCGTGAGCTTCTCGAGGTGTCGGCACGATCCATCTCGTCGTTCATCGACGCGACGATCGCGGACATCTCCGCGCAGATGAAAGCGGAACGCGACGAGTTGACCCGGGGCACCCACGCCGAGCGACGCGAGGTCGTCGCGCTCCTCCTGGACGGCGCTCCGCTCGGCCCGGGGGACGCTTCACGGCGGCTCGGCTACGAACTCGACCAGGCTCACCGAGCTGCCGTCGTCTGGAGCGATCACATCGAGCCAGACCTCAGCGCGCTGGAGAGTGTGGCCGACGCCCTCAGCCGTGCCTCTGGGGCCCCACGCCCTCTCATCATCATCGCCAGTGCAGCGACGCTGTGGGTATGGGTGCCGGGAGGGGCCGAGCCAGACGTCGAGCGCCTGAGCCTGGTGCTCCGACAGCTCGAGGGCATCCGGATCGCCATCGGATCGAGAGGGCAGGGCCTTCAGGGCTTCCGACGTGGCCACCTGGACGCTCTCACCACGCAGCGCATGGTCGCACGTCTCGGCTCCGAGCAACGCATCGTCCGTTTCGATGAGGTCCGTCTCGTCTCCCTGGTCACCCACAACCCAGAGGGCGCAGACCAGTTCATCAAGCACACCCTGGGGACACTCGAGTCGGCCAGTCCGGAAATCAAGGATGCCCTGCGGACCTTCCTCGACGAAGGGTGCAACGCATCCCGCGCTGCGGCGCGCCTCCACACGCACCGCAACACCTTGCTTCGTCGGCTCGCCCGGGCAGAAGATCTCCTGCCGCGGCCGCTCGAGCACAGTCGCGTCCACGTCGCCGTCGCGCTGGAGGTGCTCCGCTGGCAATCGAGCGGCGCGTAG